Genomic segment of Osmia bicornis bicornis chromosome 2, iOsmBic2.1, whole genome shotgun sequence:
atcaaaaattaaaattaagttaagtcatacatatttttaagaataaatgatatattaaaatttaagttTTCAAGGGCAATatgaaaacaaaaatgttgataaatttagagaaaatttgttaagaaataattgtataatttctATTCAATTACCTGAATtgataatagaaaattattacccgttgaaaattttacaattgtttactGATATTCACGACGTTAGATTCTGtgagtaaaaaataaatgttaggATTGCACGCCGTTACAATAGGTATAGTAAAAACTGCATTTTGACACAAAACATCTctgataatttgaaaattatgcTACAAAATTCGTGGATATGACaagtgaaaaattttttagGCAGTTTTTGCTCGTATAGCAGCACGTTTTCCAGTAACAGCCTGAAATggataattgaatattaatatagtTTTGAAAGAAgttaatattagaaaaatgataaaaatttagattgagattaattaCCTGGAAACCGGATTTTATGCTAGCCACCGAACATCTCGAGCCACAGGTTTCACACTGTAAGAAAAATAGTCGAGTATCTTTTTGAAGAATAGTATCTGGAGAACGACAAGTGTGACAAGTAACATATTCTTTAATGTATCTCCTAAGAACATTTTCTATTTGTTTTTGTTGGAAACGGCCCTTAATAATAAGTTGACTATTTCCATCAACAGAACCACTAGTACCTAACTCAGCAAGTAAAAAGTCCAATAAATGTTTGGGCTGCCTATGGAGCGTTTTGCATAtctatgaaaaaataattaaatgtttaacaaataaaaaacttaTAGTTAACAGTATATAAAATATGGATTTACTAATATAACTTACTTCAGTGAAATTAGCAAATGATGTTTTCTTGGTACCTATACGCACTACTTGAGGAGGACGCATAACGAACTTCTGCTTTTTGCCAGCAACCATATCAGGATTCTTTTCCCTCATAATGTTAAATACTCTTACCAATAATTCATCATATGTATAATCTCTATCCGATCCAACCCATAAACTTGTATCTTCTGCTAGGAAATATagtttcatttgaaatatgtttatttacatcatatacatatatcacaATAGATATAAAACTTTCAATTCTAGAAAGAACTTCAATCTTTATTTTTTGACCAACTTCATGTACCAATTAAAAGTGGATCTaattatataatgtaataaaaaaatatgatattgCATTATGATTTACAAGTACATTACTGTTATAATGTAAAAAACCTGAATGGGCACTCTGTTTCTTGTTATTTGCAATGTATATAGGAATATTCTCaaacaatattaaatacaaattaaCATTATACTCTGAAGAATTCActaaaatgttatttttctattagttatttaaagaaattatttttaatatataacgATATTCATTCTTTTATGTATTATAATAAGATTTATGGAAGTGCAGAAATAATGTATGTTGTGACCATTATGTGATATGTGTAAGAAACAGCAAACATATCCCTTACCATACTCTGCACTTCGCTCAGATTCAGTGCAGCATGTTAACAAATAATGAGTAACATAAACAACTAGTTACTCCAAACTATAATACTCttgtaatatataatatttaccATTTTCTTTATCTTCTGTTTCCTTACGTTCTTCCTCTGCCACTAATTCATCAagatctttctttttctttttctttttcttggtTTTTGAGAAGTCCATATCTAAGTCAAATGTATCATCCACAGCAACCTCCTCTGTTTGTTGTTCAACAACATCCTTTAGAAATCATGAAtaattatatacataaatttttaatttttatatttatttagtataaaataaaatattttcttacttCCTACATAATTATATACCTCTTTTTTTGTATCCGGCAAAGTTGCATCAAGTTCATCCAAATTAAAggccttttttttcttttttttctttcttccaaaATTTTCTAAGTCCAATGTTTCATCATCTTCAGCTGGCACAGGAGGGTCTGGCTCCTGGTTCTCCTTATCACCACTGGTTTCTGTTGCATCACCAGTGCTACCCCCTTCATTAAATGCAGCATCAAGATCAAAGGtagttttcttctttttctttttcttttttaaagtAGGATCAAACACctgtaaatttaattagtaagttataatttatcatattatgtatcatttaactataatcattttattagtactaaattattattgttaatcattacaaataaataaaaaccaAAAGTTGATGTACTTTTATACACGAATGCTTACAATATGCTGAACTCAGCACTGACTTAAATTTACTTCAAATGATTTCATTCTACAGGTTaaatatcacattatatcttaAACAGATTggaatacataaaatattgcaatatataacaataaacattgaaattacaataataaatcaaataacGCAATAACATAGTATACATCAAAAAATGTTACATTAATCTATAATGCTACAAACTATCCACATGGCTTTGAGGTTGGAATTCATAAAAtagtattattttcattttataagaATTTGGTTAGGAATTATTCTTCTTGGCTGAATATAAGTTTCATTTCTTCATTCATAAATTACAGAATATTATCAAAAAACTGAAAAGTATGTCAAGATGACCATGCTCCCATGCCTTGCAATACATGAATTTCTAAGGATACTCTCCAATATTCTTACGTACCGAGTCTTCTTCAGTCATTTTGAATATCGCACTAAATAATCTGGTGTCTCAGAGAAACCTATCAATTTACttagtttttaaatataattgaacaTCTTAATTCTACAATCTTAATCCTTTTTCTATCAGCATTTATACAGTGCAATCACGTCTTAGTAACGAATATTGCATCAGAAATTCGACTGTTAAGTGTAATTCACACTCTCGAATAATCGAGACAAGTTATGCATTCTGATAACCTTTTCTATTGGTCAATTCTCTAGTGTTAACCAATGGAAAGGaatttgaaatacaatttAGTTCACAGtactaaatttattattttcatatacGGATaaatattagatataaaatCTTGATTAAATTGTATACATGTACagaataaaaatcaaatttgtaTAATGAAAGATATTGAATCTTTGTATTCTGTAAGTCCCGTGCACAGACACCTGATAACTGTATATGTCTACTTACGTAGGACACACATGCACAGAAATTTCATACATATACCGGGGTAGAGTACAGGTTATGGATCGAATGGCAGTGATCCGCAGTTTCAGTCTATAATGTGATAATTCACACTTAACTACAAATGTAATTACTTTGAATATTATTGGAATGAATTTAGTGCCAATTTTTTTTACGATCAAATTCATTCAAAATACACACAATGATTTTAATAAGCTGACAAGTTTACAATACCAAAAACCTCCCATTACCGGTGCT
This window contains:
- the LOC114877121 gene encoding eukaryotic translation initiation factor 2 subunit 2 isoform X2, encoding MTEEDSVFDPTLKKKKKKKKTTFDLDAAFNEGGSTGDATETSGDKENQEPDPPVPAEDDETLDLENFGRKKKKKKKAFNLDELDATLPDTKKEDVVEQQTEEVAVDDTFDLDMDFSKTKKKKKKKKDLDELVAEEERKETEDKENEDTSLWVGSDRDYTYDELLVRVFNIMREKNPDMVAGKKQKFVMRPPQVVRIGTKKTSFANFTEICKTLHRQPKHLLDFLLAELGTSGSVDGNSQLIIKGRFQQKQIENVLRRYIKEYVTCHTCRSPDTILQKDTRLFFLQCETCGSRCSVASIKSGFQAVTGKRAAIRAKTA
- the LOC114877121 gene encoding eukaryotic translation initiation factor 2 subunit 2 isoform X1, which produces MTEEDSVFDPTLKKKKKKKKTTFDLDAAFNEGGSTGDATETSGDKENQEPDPPVPAEDDETLDLENFGRKKKKKKKAFNLDELDATLPDTKKEDVVEQQTEEVAVDDTFDLDMDFSKTKKKKKKKKDLDELVAEEERKETEDKENAEDTSLWVGSDRDYTYDELLVRVFNIMREKNPDMVAGKKQKFVMRPPQVVRIGTKKTSFANFTEICKTLHRQPKHLLDFLLAELGTSGSVDGNSQLIIKGRFQQKQIENVLRRYIKEYVTCHTCRSPDTILQKDTRLFFLQCETCGSRCSVASIKSGFQAVTGKRAAIRAKTA